The region GCCGCAATAACGTGTTTGAGGCCATTCTTATGATGCTGGAGTAGCGTTTCAAAGAGCTCGAGAACCTCTCCATCTTTTGGGGGATGGCAGGGTCCTTTGTTTGGACGGGAGAACTCATAGTTTAAATAGTGCGACGCTTGTTACCTAGGTAGCCCGTGGTCTCTGCCTAGGAAGGTACCCCGCAAGTAGATCACGTCCgatatactccgtatgtCAATATCACTTAGCTGGCTTCAAATGATTGTCTAAGTTGAGTCAAGATATGGGAATGCGAAATGAAGTCAATAATGTGCCCCATTTCGATGGGTTCCCTGCTGCTATTCTTATACAAACCCCCAAGACCTGGGGCAAACTGCCCGGCTGATCTGCATTCAACTCGCAGAAACGAGCCACAAGGCAGTGACCGTTTGTGTGCCAGGCACAGCCTATCTTGAGTCACTTTCCCTTTCATGCATGAGTCAGGTGGACCAAGATTGACCCTTGTTGGTTCGACGATCGTTTCAACTGCGAATAATCGATTTAGAAGAGGATGCGCGTGGGGATGGTTCGTCCCTTGGCGCCTAAGTATGCGGAAGTCAGCCTTGCGAAGCTTGTGACCCTATCAAAATCAGCAGTCTATCCCGGGCGCCTGACTGTTCAATACGAGCTTGCAGGCAAATATATTGGTGATTCCGGCGAGGTCAGTCGCTGTCGTCTCTTGATTCTGCTGGAGCCTCCACCTGGTTGTTAGTTGACGACATCCTAGTGCTTCGGACAAGGATACCCGGTAGTTTTGAAGAGACATTAGAGCCTCTCGGCATGACGCTCAGTTATAAGCAAAGCGATATTCGACGTGGTATCCTGGGGCACTTCCGATGCACGGATAGTAtaaatgataataataacaaccAGGACGGAATGGCTGTAACACAGAAATCGATGCAAACCATGGTCTGCTGGCGGCGTACGTCCTTTTTCCAGATTTTCCCTGCGTAGGTGACGATACTTTTGAGAAAACTGAGCACAGCTTGCTTGGAGTTGTGTTTTGGTAGTAATTGTAAGTTTGGTAGGCCAAATGTCGAGTTCGAGGGGATATATAAGATCGCTCTGGTGCGACACTCTCTTTGTACCCCGCATATATGAAGCTGGGCATATTAAGCATTGAGATCCCAAATTCCAAGGTCGACTTGGGGGTGTGCGAATAGTTAAAACCGTGAAGAGACTGTATTCCCAAAAGGGTAAAAATACATCACGTGTGTTCCCATACTgatcaacttcctcaaaTCAAACAGACTTGAAACTTGCAATAAATCCGACGGTGGTTTAAATATGTTCAAACCAAACGGGGATATcgtatatattatttcaaCGACTGTTTCACGGCAATTGCAAAAGAAAACGGTGAATTGAGTGCAGGTTGGCAGCATGCACACGATAGACAGGTTTAAGAGACCAAGCGTCAGGGCAAAGGACGCCAGGGCAAAGGGCCCCTTGAAAATCGTTCATGATTCTGGTCAGGTATACACCGAGACTGAGTCTTCACCAGCTGCTAAAGTAACGAATGGGCCGGCATGGCTTCATGAGTCGCCATTTTTACTGATGGGCTGGGAGGAAGGAAGTCCTTTCGGGGCATCTCCATTGAGGTACTTGGCGATGAGAACGCTGGTCACAGATCAGAGGAACTTGTCGATACCCCTGTTTGCAAATGTGCCATGGCATATTGCGCGCGATATATGGGACTATCTGGGTAGATGGTGAGTGAGTTATGAATTCGATTATAATACCACAGCTCACGCTTTCAGCCACAAACAAACTCTACACATGTGGAAGATATTCGCAACTGTGTATCCGATTCAGTTCCGAGAAATCGAACAGTACCGTTCAATGAAGATCGAAGAACCACGAATTTCTATGCGAGAGTATCTTGGACTGACGAAGAGCAAGAGCCTGAGTTGGCGAGTTGTATTGACTCTGGGATCATCATATGCTCGAATTCCTGAACTCGTTGGGATATCTGAGATAAAAAACCTAGTTGCATTGGATATTGCTACGCCCCCAAAGCAAGGTGCATCGCCCGAGTCCGACATACAGATGACGGCACTGACGGACCGAATCGTTCGCACCTGGAGCGAAATGGCCCAGACGAAAGATGCATTTTCACAACTTCGGGTTTTGATTATACGAAATCAAACAGATCTATCGAAGATGGCACTTCACTTTCTGAAATCATTCCCGAGCTTACAATTTGTCGTCGCACTTGAATGTCCTGGTATTGCCTCCGCATTCTCCGACGGCGGCTTGtatgatggatggatggttgcAGAAGTCATGCAATCTCCACCAGGCACTCTATATGAACTTTACAAATCCAACTGCAAGGCAGCCGGTATCGAAGATTCAACACCAGTTTTGGAATTTCAAATCGGCAAGATGAGCCCAAAGCCCCGTGGGCGAGCCAATCGTCCGAAACCCCACTGTGCCGTATATCAACGGACAGATGACGCCCCTCGACGAATGGATCCCGAACCGAGCACCAGGAAACGGAAAGATGTTGGAGCTTCAGACAGTCAGCGTGGGCAAGCGCATCCTCGTAAGAGCAAGGCCGTTATGAAGGACCGTACAAAAGATATTGGCGATGTGCTCAGTGGCTTTTTCTGAGCTACCGTCAAGGGCGGGAGTATACGGTTAGAAAGTTAGGTTTGAATGATACCAAGCGAGGAGCAGCAAACAATACCacatcttctcttctcccatCATAACTACTCGAAGTAGTTTTTCTAGACAAATCCCATTGTCAACGTCCCTCCATCATGAATGATGATAGCGTGCTCCGTTGTAATTGGCCATTGCGCTGCCCGCCAACCAGACACCGCCGATTCCCCCGCAACGCCGCGTGATTGGCACTCCGTCGAGAGCTCAACTTTCAATCTCGACAACCCTCGTTCTGGAAGCAACTTGAGAACTTCTTActtcgtcatcttcattaCTTAGGTGCTCATACCTGGTTGTATACCTCGACTAACGTCCATACTCTCTATCTGCGCTCTAGCCGACAAATCGAATTGCATTATCCCGGTAGCGGAGGCACAGGTCTCCCCGCAGTGCCCCTCGAAATCATGTCCGAACCTCAAACACTGGATGTCGCGACAGAAGGCTCCAATGAGTCTAATGTGACCTCCCCGCGATCGAGCATTGACTCCCGCCCGTCTTCGGTTGCAGGACGAACTCCGCGGCTACCCCACGTCTCATCGAATCACCAACACCGAACGAGCTTCAGCGAATCTCTCCGCGCAGCACCCGGATCCCCGCGCGCCCGCCGCCAGCCCTCATTCACCCAGTCCGCTATACAGAGTCTCATCGACAACCCGCCGGCCCCGCACAATGTGAACTCTGCGTTCCTTGGTCGGGACTGGCGGGAAATATCGATCGGGGAGCTGGTGAGCGAGGATGACTTAAAGTTCGTGGAACTTGATACCGGTATTGAGGAGGCTACAAATGTGAGGCTCTACCGCGGATGACTCGCAATTTAGTGGTGCTAATTTTTGGTTTGGATGGCAGGTTCTCATTGACACTGGAGCGCCAGTGTTGCTGATTCGCGAGACACCTGAGCAGAACACCGCAGTCGGGACATTCGACTATAATGACTTGAATACGTACCTTTTGCTCGCCGCGGGGTTAACCCGACCAGATGAAGAACTACTTCCAGCTTATGAAGAGCTCGCTCGCAAGGCTCACGAAAACATTCCCATCCCGATGAGAGACGTAAAAGAACTTGGGAGAAAGGAACCGCTGACGACACTCCCGGCGTCAGCCAGCGTGATGAGAGCGGTTGAGACATTTGGTGGCGGAATACACCGTGTTATTGTGGTTGATGAACAGCGAGATGATGAGGTTCTGGGCATCTTCAGCCAGTTCCGGCTCGTCAAGTTTTTGTGGGAGAATGGGCGTTGCTTCCCCGTTCTTGACCAGTTATATCCGCAGCCGCTGCGAGATCTGAAGATAGGATCCCACGCTGTTATTTCAATCAAGTAAGTCTCCGAAACTGGTTATGTTGCTGTTGGCTGCTAACTTGCGTAGTGGCGACAAGATGCTCTGCGAGGCGCTGCAGTTGATGCACAGTGAAGGAATATCGTCTGTGGCAGTTGTTGACAACCACAGCAACGTCGTTGGAAACATATCTACCACTGATGTCAAGGTATGTTTTGTATTTCTAGTTGGAAAAGAAGTTGCTGATCAAAATAGCTACTTACGAGATCGTCGTCACTTCCGCTGCTCACCAACACATGCACGCATTTCATCTCCGTGATTCTTTCCACTCGGGGACTCCAAGAAGGCAAAGATTCATTCCCAGTTTTCCACGTCCATCCAGGATCGACGCTCGCACACACAGTAGCCAAAGTGGTGGCTACCAGGTCCCACCGGTAAGTCGTCCCGGGGGTAATGAATTAAATAACGACTGATAGTAATTTCTCGCCTAGGCTATGGATTACTGACCCTCTATCGCCGTCATCATCTGGGCCCCCAACACCCTCTCACTCAATGGTGCACATCCCACTCCATCCCACAGGGAGCAATAACGCACAGTCGCCGCCACAATCGCCAAACCCGGCGACGGCGCAGCTGCCTCCGGCCGCAGCACCATACGTGAGCCCGACCCCTCTTACGCCAGCCATCCCGGCGTCCGCACTACCAGGTGCTCGACTATCCGGACGTCTGGTGGGTGTCGTGAGCCTGACTGATGTATTAAATCTGCACGCGCGAGCCAGCGGGTTGAGCCCGGCAGACCCAGCCGAGAGCCGcagccgacgacgacgaagcagcAGTTCCAGCATCAGCGTGCGGCAGAGCGGGGAGATTGGGCGGGAGCTATTTAGTAGATGATTTGAATTACCGGCGCGGACTACTGCAAGTATCTGGTGTACATGAGCAACTATATACAACTTCAAACTTGGAATAACGCTTGTAGATGAAAGTCAAGTTCAGATCTCATTCAACTCCTGTATGTATGTCTTCTGTTGGCCCATATGGCTAAACAACCAGATATAGATCGATTGGCTAGTCCAGAGGTAGGAGTCTTCCAAGTAGCTCACGGAGAAGACTTCCAGAGACGCAGGGCCCTGCGTAACATGATCCCTGGCGACATTCAAATTCGTCCGATCCAAAGCCGAGAGAAGCGACTGTATCCATTCTTGGAATGTACTCATACTTTCGCTTATTAACAGACGTCAATTGGAGAACAGCAGCGTTCCAATTAGTAGAATCCGTATTCTTGGCCGTCGTGAAGCAAACGCTTTAGGGTTGTTGGAGGTGCCACTTGGAGTACTGTACATGTGTCTGATAACGGAAGCAAGTGCCAAGCCAGTAGGTCCATTTATTCCTCGGTATGAAGCCTATCAATCAGTTTGGAGTCGAGACCTTGAGACTGACAGACAGTGCGGGGAAACCTAGAACCCCAGTCCACCCCACACCGACAGCATTTACAaaagtacggagtacagcAACGAGCAGGTCAATGCCCAGATCTTCGTAACCCCGAACCCTGGCTTCAATCAACCACCTGAATCTCGTGGCTGGTGGCCGGCTAGCTCGAGGCTGAAGCGGCACCTAAACAGCTGGACAGTCAGGCCACTTCCCCCGCATTTTGAGCATTTCGATCGGCCGGGGAACATGGCTTACAAAGTTACAATCTTTGGAAGGGTGAACGTGATTATGTTTAAATCGAATTCATTGAATTCCCGCTTTTCGTACGGAGTAGGGTGCTTAGCTTTCGTTCCCTTGTCGTCGCTTGCTGTCGCTTGTCGTCGCTTCTCgtggcttctcctcctgtCCGTTGGACCTCGGTGTCTCTTGGCTCCCCGTATTTACCTAAAGCAGCCTCTGTGACGTTGAATTCCTCAAGAACAAACTTCAGAACCAAATTCCGTTTCGCAAGCAAAGCAACCTGCATTAGCCCGAGCAAGCCTAGGCCGAGCTAGAACCGAGGGCGCGTCCAAgtctggaactggaactggaacgAGTACTAagactggactggactggaacctgggaggaaaaaaaagttcAGCTCGCATCTTCCAACCAACCCGACAAATCAAACCCCCGCCAAACTTGAGCAAAATCCAGGGCTGTTCATATCAACCATGGTCGGTGGGAAACCCTCATGCAGCGCACTACACCCAAACCAGCCTAGGGCATTCTTGATCGACAGCGTGCAAACTCTGGCTTGTTCCTCCCGGCCAATGAGACATGACCGTTCTTCAGTTTTGGGTGGGGACCCTGACTGACCCACACAAGCTCTGGGCTTGGCTTGTTCGGGTTCCGGAGTTGCTCGTCCCAAGTTCGGCCAGGCGCTGGCCGCTGGctctttccagttccagatCAGCCAGATGGGGGAGTCGCAGCTGCCAGTGCGGTTCCATTGGAAACGGGGGGCTCGTCGGTAAAATCACGCACGAGTCGCACCTCAGCTTCTGGTCATCTGCTATAGTTACGAGACTACTAGTATCTTGGTATATGCTAGCACTTTGTAGGTTTCAAAACGCAGAGCTAACCAAATTAAACCTAATACTACGCTATGTTAAACTCGCCCATCCAACAATCTAAGCCAAAAAGGTACATGTCCgagtatactccgtacaccaGTATACACCGTAGTATCATTCCCGACTGACAGTCGCCAGAACATGAGATGTCCCTCTGTCAAAGTGTCAAAATGAGGTACGAACCGCAACTAGGCACCTGGTTCTCAATTTTAACCTCTTTTGGAATGTGGCACCGACCCAGGATAGCACCGTCCCAGCGTTGCGGGTTATAGCACCGATTCTCGATATAGCTCTGGGGTTTCCGTTTGCGGAAGACAGGGGgacccagcaccagccccagcgGGCCAGCAGCTGTCACGGCTGACCAGTTACCTCATTGCTCTGTCACTTTATCCCACTATCCCACTTGAATCCGCCCGCTATCTGGGAACTCGGGAGGGGTAATGGTGCTATCCAAGACAGGTCGACAGGAGTGGGTTACTGGGTTTGCGAGTGGACACTGGCCACTGCGTACTACTACTGGATACTTGCCCActgcagtggcagtggccaCTGGCAGGTGGGTTATGTGGGTTGGCTGAAGACTATAGACGTAACGTTAAGTACATCAGACTTCTGCTATTTGTCGATCTTTGCGGGGGGTCGACTCTGAAGAAGACTCTGAGCACTGAGTAGACTCTGGGCTTGATGGAGACGGGTACGTACTTCCTTGCCAGTTCCCAGCCAGTTCCCACGCAGCAAACGACGGTTCCTGCTGTTGGTTGGGTGTTAGCCGATGGGCTCCGTCACTCCGTGAACCGTTGAGTCCGTACCTACTGATGAGGTACTGGGTGAGTACTCCGTGCTTACTCCGTAGTTACTCCGTAGTCTGTACTACGTAGGCCTGGAAGATATACGAGGTGGATTAAGGAGTGGACTAAGTAGTGGAACCAGGAGGCGGATTCGTGTCTCATTATGAAGTGATGCTACTAGCAGTACCTACACTGAATAGCAGAACATGCAGTGCCAGTGGACGCAAACTAGGTATCAGAGCAACAACTCGACGTGTGGGTATTTTCCAGTTCGATggaacagaaaagaaaagtcaaaACAAGTCAAGACAAGTCAAGCAAAGACAGGATATGTAATGACATGAATGAACTCGCCAAAATCAAGCAGTCATGGCAATGGTCATCGAGACTCATATATGTAAAGTAGTAGTAATAAAAGATGTAATCAGAAAAGATGCAAGCACCTGCCAACCATACAGGTGGTCGTTtatagaaagaaaagcaagaaagaaaagaaaaaaagataatCATAAGGTGATAAACTCCTTCATATCGGGGCCGTCGCCAAAAGTAGCATCCGCAGTGAGGCTGCCCGAGTCGACCGGGagttggaagttgaagggAAACATGGTATGGCTCTGGTCGAGGGTGGCCGCAAAGTCGCTAAAGTCGACAAAGTCCTGGTCGGCCGACTGGTGAGGGAAGGCCCCAAGGCCGAGATGCAGGCCGAAgctctgcagctgctggtcgGTGTCGAACTTTGCGGCGTCGTTTGCGGTGTCGGTCAAGTCCAGGCTGGACAGGTTGTGGCGCAGGTTGGAGGAGGCCTGCGAGACGGGGGTGTGAGGCGAGGTGCTGCCGGGGGTGGTCATCATCTCCGTCGAGGTGCTGTCGGAGTTGGACGAGCTGTGCGGGAAGAAGCCCAGCGAGaaggacgacgacgacgacgagggcgtgGGCACTTCTGCCGCCGCGGGAGTGGGCTCCGACCGGTTCCGCGAGTGCTGCCCGCCTGCTCGCGAGTGACTCTGTGCCAGCGACAACGCCTGCGCCTGAGCCCGCACGGGGATGGTGGGCGCCGACCCAATGCGGTTGCGGAACTGGGGGGTGTGCATCGGGATGCCGCCAAACGAAGCGGACGGAGACATTGCGTGTCCCTGGAAGAGGCCGTCGAACGACTGCATCAactggtggtgttgctgctgctgctgctgctgctgctgggggcgCACGGCGTAGGTGGGGGTGGACGCAACATAGGCGGGCATCTGGGCCTGGGCCTGCGACTGTGACTGCGGCTgggcctgggcctggatggGCCCCGGGGTTGGATACGACGGTGAGAAGCTTCCTGGGGTCGCGTTGAGATCGGTGCTTGGGCCAGAGATGGAGCCGGATCGCAGCTGGGTGAAATCAAGGCTCATCTTGCGGCCTGCGTGGATCGGGCCGGCGGGTGCAACGCTGGATGCTCGCCGCTGGTGGTTGGGGCCGTGGCCTCCCCTTGGCCCGCTGTGGGAGCCCCGGGGCCGGATGTGCATTGCGGGCAGATTCTGCGTTAGAGTGGGCATGTTCAGGCTGGATGAGAAACTCGGCGAGGCGCTGGCGAGATGGGGGGGAGTCTGGCCCTGCGAGGCGCTGGGCATCTGCAGCGTCGGCATGCCACCAGAGGGCGTGAAGCCCGCCAGCAGCGAGTTGTCAAAGTCGCGGCTCAGCTGCATGTTCTGCGCGCGCATGTACTGCTGCAGCTTGGTGCGGTACGTGTCGTCGATCTCCTCATACATGGACTCGTCCTGCACGATCTCGCGGGTGATGTGCAGGGCTCTGCCCGTGCGCTGCTTGTGCAGGCTCGAGGCGCGGTTGGCTGACTCGATGCGAGCATCCAAACTGCGGTCTTTGCGCCTGGAAGCGGCAATGAATGCACTGTGGCTGTCAGTAGAGTTACAGCGTCAGGCTTGCCCAGGCGACATACCGTTCCTGGTTCTCCTCCTTGGTGCGGTTGCTCGCAGCTGCGGCATCAGGGCCCGGTCTGGGCGAAGGGGCTCTGGGAGACATCGTGGTGTCTGGTTATCAGAATGCTCAGAAAAGTACCAGACAGGATCAGCTGCAGGACGGAGCAGGGCACGACGAAGGCCAAGTTAAATAACTTCAGCATCCCACTCCACCCCAGGGAGAGCCAGGCCAGGACGGGTGGAGCTATCCACGGTTCACGCCGCGGCGGGTTCAGGAATCTGGGTCTGGTGCAAATCCATGGGACTGACAGCTGTTAAGGTTTTCTGCGCTCGAAGCCCAGGAGACGCCCAGACGAGACGAAAGCCCCGCGGCTCTGGGTGCCCAGCCTGCCATGggcgtggacgaggaggcgtCAGTCTAGATCCCCGGGGATTTCTCGCTTTCGCAGTCTTGTCACCGTAGTTGTAGATGTTCGTTGTCTGTAGGTTCTGCAGGCTGTTTCTTGTCTGTGTCTGTCTGTGTCTGTCTctctgtctgtctgtctgtctctGTCCGTCCGACAGCCCTAAGTCCAGCTATCTAcggtgtactccgtacatgcCTTCATCAACCCTCCATTCAATAGCCTATGGCTGGTCTTCCTGACAGACGCACTGTCCAACTGAGTTGGATTCTCCGACCCACTGTGTGATCGCCACCTTGCACTGTGACTCCCCCCACCCCGACCAGCGTCGTCTAACTCGCTAACTCACTAACTAACCACCGACAAGTCTGCCCGAGTCCTCGAGCTCAGCTCTCCCCTCACCTCTCCAGGCTCTAGCCCGGCCCAAATGCGCCCTggcctccttcgcctctGGGCCCAGGGAAATAACTTCCCGTCTAATCGCAGCCGCTTTTCTTCACGGCCGGTGCAAAACCCCGGGCCTTCAGCAGTGCCAGTGCGCCTCCCCCATCCACGTTCTCTCTGCAACCACCATCATTCGCCACCAGCAATCTTTTTGcaggcttttcttccctttcccaaGGTTATCGTATCAGTTTCTATCTTGCATCTCCCAAGTCGGCGGTCTCCGATCGGTCGACTGGCGGCAAGAATTCCCCGCCGTCGTCCTATATTGCCCTATTAGACAAGTTTACATCCATACAACACCTATAGATACTGTATTATCTACCCGACTCTGTATCCCGCGACTGACGAAATTTCGCGCCATATTTGGGGTATCTCACGCCTCTGCTATCTTTCCTTTCCGTCACTGGGGAAGGGCATTGCGGACGCCACCCACCGGTACTGGCGTCTGCATCTGATATCCGAACCTCAGGATACTCCTCGTGTGCAATCTTGTATGGTGTACGGGTTTAACCTCCGCTAATGCAGGGACTGCTGCAAGCGTCAAGCCACTCTCAAGGGTTTAACTCTACGTAGTCTGTAACTTGTATATCAGTTTGcataatagtaata is a window of Aspergillus puulaauensis MK2 DNA, chromosome 4, nearly complete sequence DNA encoding:
- the SDS23 gene encoding cell separation during budding (COG:C;~EggNog:ENOG410PITU;~InterPro:IPR016711,IPR000644;~PFAM:PF00571;~go_process: GO:0030071 - regulation of mitotic metaphase/anaphase transition [Evidence IEA];~go_process: GO:0042149 - cellular response to glucose starvation [Evidence IEA]), coding for MSEPQTLDVATEGSNESNVTSPRSSIDSRPSSVAGRTPRLPHVSSNHQHRTSFSESLRAAPGSPRARRQPSFTQSAIQSLIDNPPAPHNVNSAFLGRDWREISIGELVSEDDLKFVELDTGIEEATNVLIDTGAPVLLIRETPEQNTAVGTFDYNDLNTYLLLAAGLTRPDEELLPAYEELARKAHENIPIPMRDVKELGRKEPLTTLPASASVMRAVETFGGGIHRVIVVDEQRDDEVLGIFSQFRLVKFLWENGRCFPVLDQLYPQPLRDLKIGSHAVISINGDKMLCEALQLMHSEGISSVAVVDNHSNVVGNISTTDVKLLTRSSSLPLLTNTCTHFISVILSTRGLQEGKDSFPVFHVHPGSTLAHTVAKVVATRSHRLWITDPLSPSSSGPPTPSHSMVHIPLHPTGSNNAQSPPQSPNPATAQLPPAAAPYVSPTPLTPAIPASALPGARLSGRLVGVVSLTDVLNLHARASGLSPADPAESRSRRRRSSSSSISVRQSGEIGRELFSR
- a CDS encoding uncharacterized protein (COG:S;~EggNog:ENOG410PRUH) translates to MSPRAPSPRPGPDAAAASNRTKEENQERAFIAASRRKDRSLDARIESANRASSLHKQRTGRALHITREIVQDESMYEEIDDTYRTKLQQYMRAQNMQLSRDFDNSLLAGFTPSGGMPTLQMPSASQGQTPPHLASASPSFSSSLNMPTLTQNLPAMHIRPRGSHSGPRGGHGPNHQRRASSVAPAGPIHAGRKMSLDFTQLRSGSISGPSTDLNATPGSFSPSYPTPGPIQAQAQPQSQSQAQAQMPAYVASTPTYAVRPQQQQQQQQQHHQLMQSFDGLFQGHAMSPSASFGGIPMHTPQFRNRIGSAPTIPVRAQAQALSLAQSHSRAGGQHSRNRSEPTPAAAEVPTPSSSSSSFSLGFFPHSSSNSDSTSTEMMTTPGSTSPHTPVSQASSNLRHNLSSLDLTDTANDAAKFDTDQQLQSFGLHLGLGAFPHQSADQDFVDFSDFAATLDQSHTMFPFNFQLPVDSGSLTADATFGDGPDMKEFITL
- a CDS encoding uncharacterized protein (COG:S;~EggNog:ENOG410PZR5), with protein sequence MHTIDRFKRPSVRAKDARAKGPLKIVHDSGQVYTETESSPAAKVTNGPAWLHESPFLLMGWEEGSPFGASPLRYLAMRTLVTDQRNLSIPLFANVPWHIARDIWDYLGRCHKQTLHMWKIFATVYPIQFREIEQYRSMKIEEPRISMREYLGLTKSKSLSWRVVLTLGSSYARIPELVGISEIKNLVALDIATPPKQGASPESDIQMTALTDRIVRTWSEMAQTKDAFSQLRVLIIRNQTDLSKMALHFLKSFPSLQFVVALECPGIASAFSDGGLYDGWMVAEVMQSPPGTLYELYKSNCKAAGIEDSTPVLEFQIGKMSPKPRGRANRPKPHCAVYQRTDDAPRRMDPEPSTRKRKDVGASDSQRGQAHPRKSKAVMKDRTKDIGDVLSGFF